From Taeniopygia guttata chromosome 21, bTaeGut7.mat, whole genome shotgun sequence, one genomic window encodes:
- the CPLANE2 gene encoding ciliogenesis and planar polarity effector 2 isoform X2, with protein sequence MAEQHWALEPGWLLSPAGRPYLDSIVHKNQRRAFGLLERPALPPALAVPTVTYKLFLAGRSGVGKTALVAWLGGTPAPPAHHETLGIEVTTLFWPAKPCDSGRPVLFQLHLWDCGDGALRKFEHLLPIRLGGTHGGDRGGREDLRGVAGAAGAAGRGHRGDQRGSGGAGPGRPGPGRSGRAALAARPSDSRCHPGGHGGHPHMNPLLWGGCGRGRDKGGFLLKSPVFYEKDHGWLDLSDLEVTGIRDLG encoded by the exons atggcagagcagcactgggcgCTGGAGCCGggctggctcctgtcccccgCCGGCCGCCCCTACCTGGACTCCATCGTGCACAAGAACCAGCGGAGAGCATTCG GTCTGCTGGAGCGCCCCGCGCTGCCACCCGCGCTGGCTGTCCCCACGGTCACCTACAAACTCTTCCTGGCGGGCAGGAGCGGCGTCGGCAAGACAGCGCTGGTGGCCTGGCTGGGGGGgacccccgcgccccccgcccacCACGAGACCCTGG GTATCGAGGTCACCACGCTGTTCTGGCCCGCCAAGCCCTGCGACAGCGGCCGCCCGGTTCTGTTCCAGCTGCACCTCTGGGACTGCGGGGACGGAGCGCTGCGCAAGTTCGAGCACCTGCTGCCC aTTCGACTTGGTGGCACACACGGCGGTGACAGAGGAGGACGTGAGGACCTTCGAGGGGTCGCAGGGGCTGCGGGTGCTGCGGGCCGGGGGCACCGCGGGGACCAGCGGGGCTCGGGCGGGGCTGGCCCGGGTCGCCCCGGTCCTGGACGCTCTGGTCGAGCAGCTCTGGCGGCGAGACCAAGTGACAGCCGGTGTCACcccgggggacacgggggacacccCCACATGAACCCCCTCTTGTGGGGGGGTTGTGGGCGTGGGAGGGATAAAGGCGGTTTTTTGTTAAAATCACCGGTTTTCTATGAAAAAGATCATGGGTGGCTCGATTTGTCCGATTTGGAGGTCACGGGtatcagggatttggggtga
- the CPLANE2 gene encoding ciliogenesis and planar polarity effector 2 isoform X1, producing the protein MAEQHWALEPGWLLSPAGRPYLDSIVHKNQRRAFGLLERPALPPALAVPTVTYKLFLAGRSGVGKTALVAWLGGTPAPPAHHETLGIEVTTLFWPAKPCDSGRPVLFQLHLWDCGDGALRKFEHLLPACKEEADAALFLFSFTDRASFEELPALMGRVLDPGDPHLVRVVVGTKFDLVAHTAVTEEDVRTFEGSQGLRVLRAGGTAGTSGARAGLARVAPVLDALVEQLWRRDQVTAGVTPGDTGDTPT; encoded by the exons atggcagagcagcactgggcgCTGGAGCCGggctggctcctgtcccccgCCGGCCGCCCCTACCTGGACTCCATCGTGCACAAGAACCAGCGGAGAGCATTCG GTCTGCTGGAGCGCCCCGCGCTGCCACCCGCGCTGGCTGTCCCCACGGTCACCTACAAACTCTTCCTGGCGGGCAGGAGCGGCGTCGGCAAGACAGCGCTGGTGGCCTGGCTGGGGGGgacccccgcgccccccgcccacCACGAGACCCTGG GTATCGAGGTCACCACGCTGTTCTGGCCCGCCAAGCCCTGCGACAGCGGCCGCCCGGTTCTGTTCCAGCTGCACCTCTGGGACTGCGGGGACGGAGCGCTGCGCAAGTTCGAGCACCTGCTGCCC GCCTGTAAGGAGGAGGCTGATGCTGCCCTGTTCTTGTTTTCCTTCACGGACCGTGCGTCCTTCGAGGAGCTGCCGGCGCTCATGGGCCGTGTGCTGGACCCCGGGGACCCCCACCTCGTCAGGGTGGTCGTGGGCACCAA aTTCGACTTGGTGGCACACACGGCGGTGACAGAGGAGGACGTGAGGACCTTCGAGGGGTCGCAGGGGCTGCGGGTGCTGCGGGCCGGGGGCACCGCGGGGACCAGCGGGGCTCGGGCGGGGCTGGCCCGGGTCGCCCCGGTCCTGGACGCTCTGGTCGAGCAGCTCTGGCGGCGAGACCAAGTGACAGCCGGTGTCACcccgggggacacgggggacacccCCACATGA